The Callithrix jacchus isolate 240 chromosome 7, calJac240_pri, whole genome shotgun sequence DNA window ACCCCTCAAAGCGCTGCTGCATTTGCTGCTGCCTCCCAAACAAAGAGCCTGATGTCCGCCCTCCTCAGGGGCCGGCAGGCAGGTGTCCACGAAACAAAACCCGCCGTGACGCCAAGCGTGCCCTTCTCGATGCTGGTGTCGTGTTTTGTCTTTGTTATGCCTTCCCGTTTTTGCCATCTGTGGCAGGAGCGGGCACCAAATGTTCCAGAAGCATTTTGGGAGAAAAACTAAACTTTTGAGCCCCTAGGTACTAACTTAATTTTGGTCGTGTGGAGGATCAGGAGTGGGTTTCTGAGACCAAGTAGGAACAGCCCGTTGTGGCTAAGCCATGACTTCTGCCCCTTTCCTTAACCACACCCCCTTCATTCCTCCAAGAGAGCTGTAGAATGTTCTAGAGTTCCACAGCAGGCCACTACCATCTGTTCCTAGTGATCCTCTGCAGGGAGCAGACCCGAAGAGGCCAGAGGGAAGGAGGAGCATTCACAGAACACACACAGGCAGGGTCATGGAGGGGTCTACTTTTCTCAGGAAAAGAGGGGCAGTTACCACAGGCCTGCGGGCAGTGCCTGCAGCTGATTTCAGGGGTGCTAACAGCAGCAATCCCCAATTATCTAGCACTTTCTACCTGTTCCAcatgaaaataaatgctttacATCACTCAGTCCTCAAAACAACTCTACCAAGAGACTGCTATGTTATCCCCACTtcacacatgagaaaactgaagcccactCATCTCGCTGTCAATCACAGAGTCCAGACAGGAACTCAGACCTGTATGATGCGGAGGCCCAGGCTCACCCCCTAGTATATGGCTTCCCCAACAAAACAGTACGTTGCCTGAGCCACAATCTCCTGAAATGAGGACTCATCCTAACCCAGTCACCCCAAAGTTGTCCCTAAAACAGGTGTGAACGAGTGGAGAAGTGCACTTCCAGTGCATGAAGCCCCAGCCTGTGAGCGATCCACAGACACTGTGGAGCTACCATGCACAGAAACAGAGGGAGAAATGCGCAGTGTACACGCACCCAGTCTCATACAGAGGCCActctggggaggttgaggctgtccCCTCCTGGCTGCAGCCTGTGATTGACACACAGTCTCAGAAACACAGCAGGCagacctccccctcccccaattCCCTCCAGCCCCTCACCTCCAGGGAGCCCATCTTCATGGTAGAGCCAGGCACGGTGCGGGGCATGGTCCGGCTGCGCTCCCCTGGCTCGGGCACTTGGCGGGCGCTAGGTGTCGTTGGTGGCGGTTGGAAGGTCATTCCATAGGGGTTCTGGAGAGACCCATAGGCAGGGCCCAGCCCCAGGCCCGAGTGGTCCACAGACAGGAAGCTGGGGTAGCCTTCAGTGTGGGCCACTGTCTTGGCAGCCCGCCGGGGGGTCCCCTCGGGCCGGGCCCTGGGGGCATCCtcaccacctccacccccactgcCAGGCTGCAGGCTCAAAGTCCGCCGGGGCAGCACCATGTAGTCCCCCTCAGAGCCCGGTTCGGTGGGCCGCAGCCATGTGAGGTCCAGCTGCCGTAGGCCGCCCTCcccacacatgtacacagggtTGGCCTCCTGAGGGGGCGGCGGCTCCCCCAGCCCTGGTGAGGCTGCCATGGGCACCAGGATATTCCCAGGCAATGGTGAGAAGCTGAGGCTGCCCTCAGGGCCCACGAGGCAGGACTTGGGCTCCTCATCCTCGTCCAGGGACAGGCGGGATAGTGTGCCCGTGATGGTGGACGGGTTGCAAGTGTTGACCTCCTTGAACAGAACTGGGAgcaggagtgggagggagggggtgAGTCCTGAGGAGGAGGAACCTGCACGTGCCCTTGCCCAGGCCAGGGAGGTACCAAGCCTCTGCACTAGGACAGGAAAGGAAACTGGGTCCTGGAGAGATGGCTGGGTGGTTGGTAATCTCTCACATACAAGAGGGGTTAAGAAGATAACTGCTCCGAAGTCCCCACAGTGAGACAGGGCAAGAAACAAAGGCAAGGCCTAGCTCCCAAAGTCCTGGTGCAGGTCCTGACCTTGACCCCATAGCCCGGAACTGTCAAAGGGCTTTGTCTTCCCACCTCCCTGGGCAGCAACTCCCCAAGAGACAGAACTGGGAAGAGATTCTGGTAAGAATCTGGAAATGATCTAATAACATAACATTCTGTGCCAGGGGTCCTGCTAAGGATGTGATGTCCCCTAATTCATGCATGCCCCTAAGCTTCCCACCTGCCCTGGGAGGACAGTATTCTCTCATTTACAGGTATGTTAACGGAGGCTTGGGGAGGCAGGTTGTTTGCCCAGGCCCATACAGTAAGGGACATTTGCAGCCTTGCATCCAGCTCAGGGCTGTCTAACTTCGAAGCTTGACTCCAGCAGCCAGAACTCCATCAGGGCCTCCCATGATGGGGCCTGGGGCCTCCCCTTCTTCTCCAACCCCAGGGCcactctcagctctgccactgcaCACTCACCTGTTTGACAAGCCAGATCCACATCCTTTTCAAAGTCTGACTATAGGCGgagagggaggggcaggtgggcagAGGGAGGATTAATGTATCAGGGTGGGAGGGGGCTCGCCCTCCCCAGCCAGCTTTGCCCAGTCTGCCTGCCTGAGGGCTGCCAACAGCCCAGCAGAGTCCAGGCAAGGTCTACCCCAGCCCCACCTGAtggctgggaaaactgaattGGGGAAGGACTTGCCCAATGCCATCCAGGTGTTAGTGGCTAAGCGTGAATCAAACCCAATCTCTGTCCCAACCCTGCCATGGATGGGGAAGGTAAATGGTCTAGGGCAGGAGGACTCAGGTGGGGGTGCCCAGAATCCACCCAGGCCCTGGCCAGGCCCCCTAACTCACCAGGATCTGCAGCTGCCCATTCTTACACGAGTCAGGGGAGTCTTCGCTCTCATCAGCCCGGCACACGCCCATCTGGCACTTCACCACATCCTGGACCTGGGGACAGAAGGCGCCTGCTGGGCCTGAGGCCACTGCAGGGCCCCCGGCCACAGCTGGCTGTGCTTCCCCACCCAGATGCCCAAGCAAGTGTGGAAAGAAGGCAGCACATCCAGCCTTGGGGAAGGTGATGACGCCTGGGCGGGGTGCAAGGGGAGAAGGAGACCCAGAAGGCCAAGGATAAGGCTAGGGGACAGTGGTGGGTACCCCAGGCCATTGGCTTCCACACCAAGGGCTGCCCAGCTGGGGCCTGGAGCACCCTGGTCAGGGCCTCAATCCTCCCGGTCTGCACAGTGGGGAGAAGCCAGAGGCCCGGCACAGTGTGGTGGGTACGCAGGGGTGGGAGAGGCCCAGCCCCACCTCTCGGCGCAGGAAGCAGTGCACAGCAGTGATGACAAAGCCCTGCGCAGAGTTGAAGACAGCAAAGAGGGCCTGGAAGAGGACGGAACGGCGGTCTGTCATAGCCAGGACGGCAGACATCCAGGTGAGCGCCAGCAGGGGCAGCACCACGCAGGAGCTCCAGAGTGAGGCCCTGAGGGGACAGTGGCAGAGCCCATCAGAGTGACACTCCAGGGGAcaggatggcttgaacctaggcCTCCACTCAGCTGGAGCCCTTCAGCTGCCCAAGACTGGGGAGGCCCCAAACCCCAGGGCCTCAGTAACGTCCCCAAGCAGAGAGGGGCTGAGGAGCTGGAGCCAGAGAAAcaggacagagacagaaagcagagaaCCACAGGGTCAGAGCAGGGACCAGGAAGGTGGGGATGGACACGCAGACGCAGTGGGACCAAGCCACAGACAGtgcaaagggagagagaagagaaggtagACAGAGGCAGTTGCTATTTGAGCCCCAACTTGCACAGAATCACCTGAAGcggttttaaaaatacacaggcCTGGGTGGCATCCCCAGAGCCtaactggggaggctggggagagggagaggaagagggacagAGACAATAGCCACAGTGAGAGTGCATGCGACACCTAGTCAGAAAGAGTCAACAGGCAGAACACTCAGGGGACGCCTGAGCACGAATCCTCAGGGAGAAGATAGGGGGCCGGGACCAGTGAAGCAGAACTCCCCTCATATACAGAGAAGGTGCCAGGTTGCCAGGGACTGCTCAGAGCCCTGGTCAGAAGGATCAGAGCTGGGCCTGGACCAGACCTACACCTCCCCGGCCTCCCTGCCAGGGGAGTGCAGAACAAAAACATATGGGGCCTGGCATCCAAACcattcccacccctcccccacctgccATAGCACATGAGGGACAGCAGGGCCACCATACCCTCCTGGGCCAGGTGCCACACTCAGCCCACTCTCCTTCCACAAACACCCCCGGTGGGAGAGTCAGGCACAGCTCTGGGCAAGGCAGAGGGTGGCACCATTCCACAGAGACAGCcgggggaggccaaggcagaaagatgggCAGGGGGCCAAGCCCTGCCCTAGGAAGAGCAGTTCAGGCCTGTTCAGCCTGGCAGGGGGCAGGCACAGTGGGCTCTGAAGCCCCTGGAGGTGGAACCAAGACCAAGAGAGGGTCTAATCACAGTAATAAGAGCTATGCTGATTAACCACCAATTCTCCACTAGGCCCTACACTgaacactttacatatattacttCAAATAGTGATCAAAACAACTCCAATTAACAGGCACAGGGATTATtatcccaatttacagatgaggaaactggagtgTGCCCAGCTGGGCAGGGAGAGGCACAGTTGGGATACAAACACAGCTTGACCGACTCCAAAGCTCAAGCATTGAAACGGCTAGTGCAGACGGGGTGAGGGAGGCAGACGGCATGCCCAAGACAGAGGGAGCTTCACAGTGACCGTGCCAGCTGCCTCCAGAGGCCCTGAGCTCCCTGACCCTGGAGGTGTGCAAGATAAAGCTGGACCTCACTGGTCAGGGAGGCTGGAATGGATTTCCGGCCCTGGGTGGGAGGTTGAGCCTAAGGTCTTGTGGATTCCTTTTGcccccacatagctgggattttAAGATTCTCAGATGCTTGGGCAGGGGTCTCAGTGAAATCATTCTCTACCTCCATGATTCTCTGTCTCCAATTGAGTGTGAGATTCAATGCCTCTGAAATGCTAAGTCTCAGATTCTATGACAGATGATAAGACTGGATGATTCACTCATTCTAACATTCTTAGCTTCTGATTGTCTTATTCTAAGATTCTATCATTCTAATTCTAAGGTTCTATAGCTCAAAAATTCTAAGGGCTTAAGATTGTCTGAGCCTCTGAAGGTTGGAGGTGTGGGGCTGTGCAGGATAGAACATTAGCTGggagtgggggcaggggtgggatcCAAGGGTGGGCGAAGGAATCGGGCACCTGTGGGAGGCACAGACATCCACTCCTCATTGCCTTGGCCACCTCTTGCTGAGCCCTTGAGAGTGTGTGGCGGCTGGCAGGAAAGGGCAAGCTTTCCAGGGCACTGGGGTGGtatccctcctcctccccccaccaTGGGCACTGCCCCCCCAATTCCTTTGCCCCACCCATCCCCACCGCCCCGCAGGGGACACGACTAACATGGCGTTCCTGGCCGAGGCTGAGCTGAGCAGGGGGCTGGGGACCGCTCCACACGCTGAGCAGGGGAGGAGCAGGCTGGCCCAGGGGCACCGCTCCGACCTCGGGGGCGGCACAGACATGGGAGAAGGGGGGAAACACACGGGAAGCCGGGAGACGGGGCAGAGTGAGCCCCGAgtagggtgggaggggagggcagatgagagagagagagctgggtTAGGGTGGGTGAGGGGCTGCAGCTGAGCACTCTGGGTGCCCACCTTGCCTGCAACCTTGATGCACCAAGGTTGGGGAGCCCCGGTTGCATCATCGAGCCCTGAGTCTCCGAGAGCACCCacgtccctccctccctgcactaTTTCCAGAAAGGCCAAGTCTCAGAGGCCCTCCCCTTACCCGGCCCTCTGCTTCTTGGATTTGTCGGAGATGCCATCACGTGCCATGAGCTTGTTGAAAACGATGATTCCGATGAGCATGTTCACCTGGGGGCCCAGTGGAGTGGAGTAGGGGAGACAGGATCACCAGGTGCCCTCCTGGCAGGGAAATCCCCACGTGGGAGCTGGAGTGCAAGGAGGAGGTAGAGGGAGAAACAGGATGACCCTCTGGGGCCACGCCCCTTCCAGGATGCTGAACGGGGCACGTACCAGGACAATGACGGCTGCAGGGCCCACAAAGGCATAGAGCAGGCCGCCCTCCAGGGAGAGCCAGCAGCTGGGTGGGGGAGAAGAAGGGTGTCAGACACCCAGCaggctccctccccaccctcaaaTACCATCCCTCAGTCCTCCCAGGCTCCCAAGCCCACAACATCACCAGTGCAGTCTGAGCCCCAGATGGTGAGAGTGAGCCACTGGCTCCGTATGAGCCTTGGTTTCCCCTCCAATAGAGGTCCAGAACATCAGGCTCATCCCACAGTGCTCTCACGAGCATGAAACAAGGCTGACTCCTGAGCTAAACAGTCCCTTAGGGATGACCCAGTCCCAGCACATTCCCTCagtcagggaaactgaggctcagaaatggGAGGAATTTGCTGAAAGACCCACAACAGGCATGGGCCAGGATTTCAGCCAGCTGCCCAGTCCAGTTCCCTAACAGATCCACTAACCCTTACTGCCCACCACGGGAGGCCCACGTACTAGCTGGATGTACCGTATCCTTTGGTTCGGGTAAAGCCAACAGACACGGCCACCACCAGGGCAGGCAGACCTGGGGGAGTGGGGGCACCAGAGTGAGATAGCTGTGGGTCTTCAGGGCCCCCTCGTTCTCCCAGACTCCCAGCCCAGCTGACCCCTGTGCCCAGAGAGCTGGGCCAGGGCCAAAGCTGAACCTCTCTTGCTGCCCCTGCCCACCAAGGCCCAGCAGCAGAGTCCAGCACTGGCCCTGCTCACCCCAGCCTAGGCAGAGGAAGCGCTTGCGAACGAGGCGGGTGCGCATCCGCCCAATGACAGCCAGGTAGGACTGCCAGGCCTCGGTAAGCACCCAgcaaaaggaggagagaaagaagaagtgCAGGAAGGCAGCCGTCATGGTGCACACGCCCTGCAGGGAGAGGGAATGGGAGGGAGTGGCCCTGAGCAGCCGCCAGGGCAGGAGGTGCCAGGCTTCCCACGCCCGCTGCTGGGCGCTGCCATGGCTGCCCACCTGAGCCCCGCCCCCCACAGAGCCCTGCCAGGCACCCCCGCCTTCCTGCACCCACACACAGCACGACATGGGCCTGGTGACACACACAGCACTCGGCATCCAGGGAGGCGGGTGGGCAGGCCGCCCACACATAGACGGGGCTGGCAGGGAGGGAGACAGACGTGAGCACCTGCCACGTCACAGCCGGGCAGGGCCCATGCCTGGCATGCACAGTGTTGGCGCTGTGCAGAGAAGGCCAAGGGGGCATGGGGAACAGTCTGCACCAGTCATCCACAGGCAGGTGGCAAAAGAGGCCTCGAACAGGCTCCCACATGCTCACAGACATGAGGAGGCCCAATGCCACCTGCCCAACACACACCCGGTGCTCAGCTCACATATACATTTGCTGATGTTCACAGAAGTTCTTCATTCCAGTACACACCTCCTCTCCAAGTCCTCACATATGGTCTCACACACTATTTCACACACACTCATCCCAACATGGGGAGCTCACACGCAACCTCGAGGGCTAtacaagcaaacacacacacggCATGCTCTCCACCCCTTCACCCACTCACACCCCTGGCAGCCCTGGAAGCCTGCACCTGCCTTGCTCAGCACACGGGACTGGCCCACGAGGATCAGGATGTTGGATGCCAAGATGGACAGGCAGAAGTTCAGCAAGATGATGGAGCGTTCAGATTTTATGAACCTGCCAGGGTACAGCAAGCAGGTACAGAGGCGCTGGCTGCCCCACCCGACCTGGTGTGGCTGGCCACCtcccgccccaccccacccccaccagagGCAGGTGTCAGGCCTACCTCCAAAAGGCAGCATAGATGGCGAGCAGCGTGAGCAGCGCCATGCAGGACACTGCACAGCCAATCACAAGCGGGACCGAGGGGGAGCCCGCCAGCTCCAGGGTCTAGGGGAGACAGGCAGGCGGTCAGATGGGTTGCTGGGAGAGGGTGGCTACAGGGGCCCCTGTCCCCTCATCTAGCACAGACTGGCATACCCACAGAGAGAAGGGCAACACCTTCTTGCTGTTGTACTCGtgctgcacagaacagacctgggTATCCAGGTGGACTCATATTTACACTCAGTCACCACACTCTTCAACACACAACcagacatgcacatacacacacaaccagCCGCTGCTGCACACTCCCAGGCAAGTATCATTGCTGTGAGCACAATCCCAGGGGCACAGACATCCAAGTGCACTCCCACAAGCGCACCTGCGGATGCACATTCAGGATCACCCGGGCGCCTGCCAACACCATCACTGATGGCTGCTGGAAGCCCAGGGCCTCCTCTCTTGTCCAGCCCAGGCACCTCCGTTCCACTCACCAAGTCCTTGGGCGGCTGGGCTAGCACAGCAAAAGTGGACAGGTGCTGGCACTGACAGCGGGTGTGAGCTGCCTGGGTCTCCAGGGTCTGGCAATTCTCAGTGTCCCAGTCTCCTGAGCTGGCATCTCTTGGGTAGGGACGGGAGAGATGGAATGAGCTCCAGGCCAGCTATGTGGCCCTGCCCCCTGTCCTGGCCACTGCCCAAGGACAAGCTAAATCCACATAGGTCCATATGCACAAGGCAACAGCAAGGACTCCCAGGATAGGTTCTTGACCCCTTAGGCTAGGATGGCACCAAAAATCCCTCTTGCCTTTCAGGCAGGGGACTCCTTTCTGATAAGGGGCCCTAGAGCTGCTCCCTTCCTCACCCAGAGGAGCCACCCAACTCACGCTCTGGAGTAGTCCCAGCTGGCACAATGGGGATCCGTGGTGCCCTGGGGAGCAGAAGACATGAGTACAGTTAGGGAGGAAAACTCACCAGCCCCGACCACTGCCCATGCCGTGGGGGCCACAGCAGCTCCCACACAGGTCTAAGGTTCAGTCCACCGTCAGGGGCAGACACAGGCCTCTGgctgcccaggttggggtgcgcCCAGGGTTCCTGTGTGGACTTCCACTCACATTGATGATGTAGGAGAGCTCCACTGTGATGAGTGGCTCAGCTGGAGGCTGGGTAGGGGGCCGCACAGTCACTGTCATCACCCGGGATGTGACAGCCAGTGGGGGCCTGGAGAATAGATACTGAAGTCAGTTCCTGCCAGCGGGTGCCAACCCCAGTCAGAAACCCTGAAGCCACTTTAAATGGGGGGGCCCAGAGGCTTCCAGGGAGCCAAAGTCCAGGAGTCCTAGCTCAGTGGGGTCCAGGACTTCAGGTGAGGTCTAGAGCTCTGTCCATCACCCTCTGGATGACAGACCAGCCTCCGGAAGCGGCATGGATGTATCTGAGAAGCACATGTGTCCAGAGCCAGGCAAGGGGTCCCTGAAGGTGCAGGAGGCTGCCATGGATCTCTCTGCAGCCAGCACTGGCTCAGTCCTCCCTGTTCTTACCTGGGCCTTCCTGGACCCTCAGCAGCCCCATCCACCCATCCCCAGGACTCACCTGGGGGGTGGCAGGATGAGGCCAAGGGTGCGGTAGAGCACAGCACCGATCACAAAGTAGGAGGACTCATCAGGGTCCGCTGGGAGGAGGCGCTGGTGGGAGTGGCCCGGGCCAGGGGGCACCGTTCCTGGGCCCCTCCCCCTGCCGGGGCTGCCTGCTGCCCCAGATGTGGCTGGCTTCCCTGGGGAGGAGAGGCTGAGCACCTCCTTGGGCAGGAAGAGGCGGTCCTCTGAGTGCCGCACCCAGTCCTTCATGCCCCGGCGGCCCCGCATGGGGAATGTGATGTCGCTGGACACAGCTGAGACAGGCTCTCGCTGAATGCTGATCACTGCAGTGGGAGGAGGGTGGGCAGAGATAGACAGATGGGCAGAGACAAAGAGTGGCAGGGTAGACCAGGGGAAGAGACAGATGTAGGGGAGACACGTACCAGGAAAGGTAGATGTAGACACCGAAGTTGGTCCAAACACAAGAGACAGAGATGTACACAGAAACAGACAACACAGATGAAGGAGAGGATGGAATGTGGAGAGAAAGATACAAATATGGGGTTAGGTAGAGGGAAGACAGATCCTCCTGAGTTCTGCCACATTCAGGACCCCCTCCCCTGACTGCCTCCTTGTACCCAGGTTGTCTGTGACAATCAGAGAGCTCTGGAAGGCCTTGAGAGCATCGCCCACCAGGTGAATGAAGTCCTCCACGACACGGAGCAGGTGCACAGAGCCAGGGGACACCTGGGGACAGAGAGTGTGTAAAGGTGCAAGGCAGGGTAGGTCCTGGTAGGAGAAGCTGGTAGCTGTGCCCCGCACCTGCTGAGCATCGTCCCACTTCTCCTTATTTTCCGCGTCCACCATGAAGCTCACCACCTGGAAGAAGCGCTGGGGAGAGAGCAATGAATGAGTGGCAGGGGGTCCTAACCCCAGGGAACAGGTGGCTCCCTCACTATAGCCACACTTGCCGCCCCTGCTGCAGACTCTGCCTAGGAGCCTGGCCTCCCCCCTCAGTTTGGGCCTTCTCTACCCTCCACCCTCCTTCCTCCCAGGTGGTACCTGCACATCATCAGCCGAGGGCACGTAGGTGGCCCTCTTAAAGGTGTCAGTGACATTCCTCAGAATGTCCACAGAGAAGAGCAGGTCCCCGCTATAGTAGGTGCGGCGGGCCAGTAGCTCCTGCAGGCTTCGTACCACCTGCGACATGCCCTCACCCGCCAGCATGCGCTGCCCCTTGGCCAGGTGCTCCCTAAGCTGTAGGTGACGAGGGGCCACAGTCACTGAAGTGTCAGGAGCTGGAACCAGACCCTGGCCCATCCCACTCCAGTCCACCCACTGCTTGCATCCACGGGGAGAAAAAGGGGGAAAGGGTCAGAGAGGCTCAAAGGGGTGCACAGGGGAGACAGAGTCCAAGAAAGAGACTCATAAAGAGAGAGAATCCCAAAGGGTactttaaaaaagacagaaatagaaacaccTAGAGAATAAAGGTGCTCAGATGTACATATAAAAGATAGAAGCACAGTATGGGAACAGGGTACCTCCCCAGCCCAAAGGGGTCATGTACATTCTGGAGTGTAATGAGCATGTGTgtgggtgcacacacacacatgcacacacacgcacatgcacatagtctctctctctttctctcactctctctcaacACAAGTTCTAAATGCATTCACACAATTAATACCCAGTTACGGTCAAACATGTACACACATTTGCTGACACTACTCTTACCCCATGACTGGCCCTAGGCTGGGCGCTGgggacacaaaaataaattcaactttTCCCCTGCCTTCCAGGAGGCCCCAGTCTAGCAGCACACACAGACACTTGGATGA harbors:
- the ADGRB2 gene encoding adhesion G protein-coupled receptor B2 isoform X17 produces the protein MTPACPLLLSVILSLRLAAAFDPAPSACSALASGVLYGAFSLQDLFPTIASGCSWTLENPDPTKYSLYLRFNRQEQVCTHFAPRLLPLDHYLVNFTCLRPSPEEAVAQAESEVGRPEEEEEEEEEEEEEEAAAAAGLELCSGSSPFTFLHFDKNFVQLCLSAEPSEAPRLLAPAALAFRFVEVLLINNNNSSQFTCGVLCRWSEECGRVAGRACGFAQPSCSCPGEAGAGSATTTSPGPPAAHTLSNALVPRGPAPPAEADLHSGSSNDLFTTEMRYGEEPEEEPKVKTQWPRSADEPGLYMAQTGDPAAEEWSPWSVCSLTCGQGLQVRTRSCVSSPYGTLCSGPLRETRPCNNSATCPVHGVWEEWGSWSLCSRSCGRGSRSRMRTCVPPQHGGKACEGPELQTKLCSMAACPVEGQWLEWGPWGPCSTSCANGTQQRSRKCSVAGPAWATCTGALTDTRECSNLECPATDGKWGPWNAWSLCSKTCDTGWQRRFRMCQATGTQGYPCEGTGEEVKPCSEKRCPAFHEMCRDEYVMLMTWKKAAAGEIIYNKCPPNASGSASRRCLLSAQGVAYWGLPSFARCISHEYRYLYLSLREHLAKGQRMLAGEGMSQVVRSLQELLARRTYYSGDLLFSVDILRNVTDTFKRATYVPSADDVQRFFQVVSFMVDAENKEKWDDAQQVSPGSVHLLRVVEDFIHLVGDALKAFQSSLIVTDNLVISIQREPVSAVSSDITFPMRGRRGMKDWVRHSEDRLFLPKEVLSLSSPGKPATSGAAGSPGRGRGPGTVPPGPGHSHQRLLPADPDESSYFVIGAVLYRTLGLILPPPRPPLAVTSRVMTVTVRPPTQPPAEPLITVELSYIINGTTDPHCASWDYSRADASSGDWDTENCQTLETQAAHTRCQCQHLSTFAVLAQPPKDLTLELAGSPSVPLVIGCAVSCMALLTLLAIYAAFWRFIKSERSIILLNFCLSILASNILILVGQSRVLSKGVCTMTAAFLHFFFLSSFCWVLTEAWQSYLAVIGRMRTRLVRKRFLCLGWGLPALVVAVSVGFTRTKGYGTSSYCWLSLEGGLLYAFVGPAAVIVLVNMLIGIIVFNKLMARDGISDKSKKQRAGASLWSSCVVLPLLALTWMSAVLAMTDRRSVLFQALFAVFNSAQGFVITAVHCFLRREVQDVVKCQMGVCRADESEDSPDSCKNGQLQILSDFEKDVDLACQTVLFKEVNTCNPSTITGTLSRLSLDEDEEPKSCLVGPEGSLSFSPLPGNILVPMAASPGLGEPPPPQEANPVYMCGEGGLRQLDLTWLRPTEPGSEGDYMVLPRRTLSLQPGSGGGGGEDAPRARPEGTPRRAAKTVAHTEGYPSFLSVDHSGLGLGPAYGSLQNPYGMTFQPPPTTPSARQVPEPGERSRTMPRTVPGSTMKMGSLERKKLRYSDLDFEKVMHTRKRHSELYHELNQKFHTFDRYRSQSTAKDKPSPGERPSLSQHRRHQSWSTFKSMTLGSLPPKPRERLTLHRAAAWEPTEPPDGDFQTEV
- the ADGRB2 gene encoding adhesion G protein-coupled receptor B2 isoform X10 — protein: MTPACPLLLSVILSLRLAAAFDPAPSACSALASGVLYGAFSLQDLFPTIASGCSWTLENPDPTKYSLYLRFNRQEQVCTHFAPRLLPLDHYLVNFTCLRPSPEEAVAQAESEVGRPEEEEEEEEEEEEEEAAAAAGLELCSGSSPFTFLHFDKNFVQLCLSAEPSEAPRLLAPAALAFRFVEVLLINNNNSSQFTCGVLCRWSEECGRVAGRACGFAQPSCSCPGEAGAGSATTTSPGPPAAHTLSNALVPRGPAPPAEADLHSGSSNDLFTTEMRYGEEPEEEPKVKTQWPRSADEPGLYMAQTGDPAAEEWSPWSVCSLTCGQGLQVRTRSCVSSPYGTLCSGPLRETRPCNNSATCPVHGVWEEWGSWSLCSRSCGRGSRSRMRTCVPPQHGGKACEGPELQTKLCSMAACPVEGQWLEWGPWGPCSTSCANGTQQRSRKCSVAGPAWATCTGALTDTRECSNLECPATDGKWGPWNAWSLCSKTCDTGWQRRFRMCQATGTQGYPCEGTGEEVKPCSEKRCPAFHEMCRDEYVMLMTWKKAAAGEIIYNKCPPNASGSASRRCLLSAQGVAYWGLPSFARCISHEYRYLYLSLREHLAKGQRMLAGEGMSQVVRSLQELLARRTYYSGDLLFSVDILRNVTDTFKRATYVPSADDVQRFFQVVSFMVDAENKEKWDDAQQVSPGSVHLLRVVEDFIHLVGDALKAFQSSLIVTDNLVISIQREPVSAVSSDITFPMRGRRGMKDWVRHSEDRLFLPKEVLSLSSPGKPATSGAAGSPGRGRGPGTVPPGPGHSHQRLLPADPDESSYFVIGAVLYRTLGLILPPPRPPLAVTSRVMTVTVRPPTQPPAEPLITVELSYIINGTTDPHCASWDYSRADASSGDWDTENCQTLETQAAHTRCQCQHLSTFAVLAQPPKDLTLELAGSPSVPLVIGCAVSCMALLTLLAIYAAFWRFIKSERSIILLNFCLSILASNILILVGQSRVLSKGVCTMTAAFLHFFFLSSFCWVLTEAWQSYLAVIGRMRTRLVRKRFLCLGWGLPALVVAVSVGFTRTKGYGTSSYCWLSLEGGLLYAFVGPAAVIVLVNMLIGIIVFNKLMARDGISDKSKKQRAGASLWSSCVVLPLLALTWMSAVLAMTDRRSVLFQALFAVFNSAQGFVITAVHCFLRREVQDVVKCQMGVCRADESEDSPDSCKNGQLQILSDFEKDVDLACQTVLFKEVNTCNPSTITGTLSRLSLDEDEEPKSCLVGPEGSLSFSPLPGNILVPMAASPGLGEPPPPQEANPVYMCGEGGLRQLDLTWLRPTEPGSEGDYMVLPRRTLSLQPGSGGGGGEDAPRARPEGTPRRAAKTVAHTEGYPSFLSVDHSGLGLGPAYGSLQNPYGMTFQPPPTTPSARQVPEPGERSRTMPRTVPGSTMKMGSLERKKLRYSDLDFEKVMHTRKRHSELYHELNQKFHTFDRYRSQSTAKREKRWSVSSGGAAERSVCTDKPSPGERPSLSQHRRHQSWSTFKSMTLGSLPPKPRERLTLHRAAAWEPTEPPDGDFQTEV